A single genomic interval of Aedes aegypti strain LVP_AGWG chromosome 1, AaegL5.0 Primary Assembly, whole genome shotgun sequence harbors:
- the LOC5565992 gene encoding palmitoyl-protein thioesterase 1: MIRSVVVLMIGFVLSGCQARSSNATEGLPIVMWHGMGDTCCFPFSLGGFKSFLEGDLGVYVKSVEIGNSIVTDFKSGYLIHPNRQVEEVCRQLGEDPKLANGYNAIGFSQGGQFLRAIAQRCPAPKMNNLITLGGQHQGVFGLPDCPSLSSKTCEYFRQLLNYAAYARWVQDYLVQATYWHDPLNEYVYKESSTFLADINNERTVNETYIENLQSLNKFVMVKFTKDKIVQPIESQWFGYYKPGQDRDIQKLEESDLFLKNRLGLQEMHQRNKLVFLECEGNHLQFTKDWFKTNIYPFL; this comes from the exons atgATACGGAGTGTCGTAGTGCTGATGATTGGTTTCGTCCTGTCAGGATGTCAAGCCAGAAGTTCCAATGCAACCGAAGGACTTCCGATTGTAATGTGGCACGGAATGG GTGATACTTGTTGCTTTCCGTTCAGCTTGGGAGGCTTCAAGTCATTCTTGGAAGGCGATCTCGGAGTGTACGTGAAATCGGTAGAGATAGGAAACTCGATCGTAACTGATTTTAAAAGTGGTTACTTAATTCACCCGAACAGGCAG GTTGAAGAAGTTTGCCGGCAGCTGGGTGAAGATCCTAAACTGGCCAACGGGTACAATGCGATCGGTTTCTCTCAGGGTGGACAATTTCT ACGAGCGATTGCTCAACGCTGCCCCGCTCCTAAAATGAACAATCTGATCACCCTTGGGGGACAACATCAGGGTGTATTTGGATTGCCGGATTGTCCATCGCTGAGCAGCAAAACTTGTGAGTATTTCAGACAGCTACTCAACTACGCAGCCTATGCTCGATGGGTACAGGACTATTTGGTGCAAGCGACCTACTGGCACGATCCGCTGAACGAGTATGTCTACAAGGAGTCCAGCACCTTCCTGGCTGACATCAACAACGAACGAACGGTGAATGAAACCTACATCGAAAATCTGCAGAGTTTGAACAAGTTCGTCATGGTGAAGTTCACCAAGGACAAAATTGTGCAACCGATCGAGTCGCAGTGGTTCGGCTACTACAAACCCGGGCAGGACAGGGATATTCAGAAGTTGGAGGAGTCGGATCTGTTCCTGAAGAACCGTTTAGGGTTGCAGGAAATGCACCAGAGAAACAAGCTGGTGTTTTTGGAATGTGAGGGAAACCATTTGCAGTTTACCAAAGATTGGTTCAAGACCAATATCTATCCGTTTTTGTGA